From the genome of Helicobacter pylori, one region includes:
- a CDS encoding lipid A biosynthesis lauroyl acyltransferase, which translates to MTYKERLIHEKILKQDDKGFKTELCILSVFIVESLVNILGFILAKMPHSWFLRCIKAVAWLMKTFDRRRYFDAKANLDFVFGDSKSEEEKKRIIKKGYENFAFILLETIRVVFIPKDEYDSRFTIINEENVWKSLNKEGQAITLCMHFGYWEAVGTTLAQYYKDYGRGCLGRLTKFAPINHMIMSRREAFGVRFVNKVGAMKELIKMYNQGNGLVGILVDQNVAPKDGVVVKFFSKDATHTTIASVLSRRYNIDIQPVFIDFNDDYSHYTATYYPSIRSKITDNAQNDILECTQAQASLCEEVIRNHPESYFWFHRRFKSTHPEIYQR; encoded by the coding sequence ATGACTTATAAAGAACGACTCATACACGAAAAAATATTAAAACAAGACGACAAGGGTTTTAAAACAGAACTGTGCATTTTGAGTGTTTTTATCGTGGAATCTTTAGTGAATATTCTGGGGTTTATTTTAGCCAAAATGCCTCATTCGTGGTTTTTAAGGTGCATTAAAGCTGTGGCGTGGCTCATGAAAACTTTTGATAGGCGCCGTTATTTTGACGCTAAAGCCAATTTGGATTTTGTGTTTGGGGATTCTAAAAGCGAAGAAGAGAAAAAAAGGATTATTAAAAAGGGTTATGAAAATTTTGCTTTCATTCTTTTAGAAACCATTAGAGTGGTTTTTATCCCTAAAGATGAATACGACTCTCGTTTCACGATCATCAATGAAGAAAATGTGTGGAAGTCTTTAAACAAGGAAGGCCAAGCGATCACTTTATGCATGCATTTTGGCTATTGGGAAGCGGTAGGCACGACTTTAGCGCAATATTATAAGGACTATGGTAGGGGGTGTTTGGGGCGTTTGACTAAATTTGCCCCCATCAATCACATGATCATGAGCCGGCGAGAGGCGTTTGGGGTGCGTTTTGTCAATAAAGTGGGAGCGATGAAAGAACTCATTAAAATGTATAATCAAGGCAATGGTCTTGTGGGGATTTTAGTGGATCAAAATGTCGCGCCTAAAGATGGGGTGGTGGTGAAATTCTTCAGTAAAGACGCTACGCACACCACGATCGCTTCTGTTTTATCGCGCCGTTACAATATAGACATTCAGCCGGTATTCATTGATTTTAATGACGATTATTCGCATTACACAGCGACCTATTACCCGAGTATCCGCTCTAAAATCACCGATAACGCGCAAAATGATATTTTAGAATGCACGCAAGCCCAAGCGAGTTTGTGCGAAGAAGTGATCAGAAACCACCCAGAAAGTTATTTTTGGTTCCACAGGCGCTTTAAAAGCACCCACCCTGAGATTTATCAAAGATAG
- the tgt gene encoding tRNA guanosine(34) transglycosylase Tgt, with the protein MDFQLQATDNNARASILNLAHSQVATPVFMPVGTQGCIKSLDANDMQEHLKAKLILANTYHMYLRPGEKVVEQLGGLHRFAQFHGSFLTDSGGFQAFSLSGNVKLQEDGVVFKSHIDGSKHLFTPIKVLDIQYSLNSDIMMVLDDLVGLPAPLKRLEESIKRSAKWANLSLEYHKQKNRPNNNLFAIIQGGTHLKMRSLSVGLTHEGFDGYAIGGLAVGENADEMLETIAHTAPLLPKDKPRYLMGVGTPENILDAISLGVDMFDCVMPTRNARNATLFTHSGKISIKNAPYKLDNTPIEENCACYTCKRYSKAYLHHLFRAKELTYARLASLHNLHFYLELVKNARNAILEKRFLSFKKEFLKKYTMEHQ; encoded by the coding sequence ATGGATTTTCAACTCCAAGCTACTGACAATAATGCGCGAGCTAGTATTTTAAATTTAGCCCATTCTCAAGTAGCAACGCCTGTTTTTATGCCAGTAGGCACGCAAGGCTGTATCAAATCTTTAGACGCTAACGACATGCAAGAACACTTAAAAGCCAAACTCATTCTGGCTAACACCTATCACATGTATTTAAGACCCGGTGAGAAAGTTGTTGAACAATTAGGGGGCTTGCATCGTTTCGCTCAATTTCATGGGAGTTTTTTAACCGATAGTGGAGGGTTTCAAGCCTTTAGTTTGAGCGGTAATGTCAAATTGCAAGAAGACGGGGTTGTTTTTAAATCCCATATTGATGGGAGCAAGCATTTATTCACGCCCATTAAAGTTTTGGACATTCAATATTCTTTGAATAGCGATATTATGATGGTTTTAGACGATTTAGTGGGCTTGCCCGCTCCGCTAAAGCGCCTTGAAGAATCTATTAAAAGAAGCGCTAAATGGGCGAATCTTAGCCTAGAATACCACAAGCAAAAAAACCGCCCCAACAACAACCTTTTTGCCATTATCCAGGGTGGCACGCATTTGAAAATGCGCAGCCTTAGCGTGGGATTAACGCATGAGGGTTTTGATGGCTATGCTATAGGCGGTTTAGCGGTAGGGGAAAATGCGGATGAAATGCTAGAAACCATCGCGCACACTGCCCCCTTGCTCCCTAAAGACAAGCCTCGCTACTTAATGGGCGTGGGCACGCCTGAAAACATTTTAGACGCTATCAGTTTAGGGGTAGATATGTTTGATTGCGTGATGCCCACCAGAAACGCCAGAAACGCTACCCTTTTCACGCATTCTGGCAAAATTTCTATCAAAAACGCACCCTATAAATTGGACAATACCCCTATTGAAGAAAATTGCGCTTGTTACACTTGCAAACGCTATTCTAAAGCCTATTTGCACCATTTATTTAGGGCTAAAGAACTCACTTACGCTCGTTTGGCCAGCTTGCACAATTTGCATTTTTATTTAGAGCTGGTTAAAAACGCCAGAAACGCTATTTTAGAAAAGCGGTTTTTGAGTTTTAAAAAAGAATTTTTGAAGAAATACACAATGGAGCACCAATAA
- a CDS encoding COG3400 family protein, protein MKKIALILDGIVAKNFLDLVLRHYSNHNFYIVVVKNESLIPKNYPSTFAFHCFDATSSFRLLQVLNDEVSDAFLIIQDFKEQCTIHKIIQTHFKRMRVVLSVKKDGEKTLENNEENKDEKLILIDEFEVLANKFISRLPNIPSTPREFGLGKGEIMEIDVPFGSIFAYRHIGSIRQKEYRIVGLYRNDVFLLSTKSLVIQPRDILLVAGNPEILNAVYHQVKSNVGQFPAPFGKSIYLYIDMRLQSRKAMMCDVYQALFLHKHLKSYKLYIQVLHPTSPKFYHKFLSLETESIEVNFDFYGKSFIQKLHEDHQKKMGLIVVGRELFLSRKHRKALYKTATPVYKTNTSGFSKTSQSVVVLNESLDINEDMSSVIFDVSMQMDLGLLLYDFDPNRRYKNEIINHYENLANALNRKIEIFQTDTRNPIMYLNSLRNPMLHFMPFEECITHTRFWWFLSTKVEKLAFLNDDNPQIFIPIAE, encoded by the coding sequence TTGAAAAAAATCGCCCTTATATTAGATGGCATTGTAGCAAAAAATTTTTTAGACTTGGTGCTAAGGCATTATTCTAATCATAATTTTTATATAGTGGTTGTCAAAAATGAGAGCCTTATCCCTAAAAACTACCCGAGCACTTTCGCTTTTCATTGTTTTGATGCGACTTCTAGTTTCAGGCTTTTGCAAGTGTTAAACGATGAGGTGAGCGATGCGTTTTTAATCATACAAGATTTTAAAGAACAGTGCACCATTCATAAAATCATTCAAACCCATTTCAAACGCATGCGTGTGGTTTTGAGCGTGAAAAAAGATGGTGAAAAAACTTTAGAAAATAATGAAGAAAATAAAGATGAAAAGCTCATTTTGATTGATGAATTTGAAGTTTTAGCCAATAAATTCATTTCTCGTTTGCCTAATATCCCTAGCACCCCTAGAGAGTTTGGGTTAGGCAAGGGCGAGATTATGGAGATTGATGTGCCTTTTGGGAGTATTTTTGCTTACAGACATATTGGCTCTATCAGGCAAAAAGAATACAGGATTGTAGGGCTTTATCGCAACGATGTTTTTTTGCTCTCCACTAAGTCTTTGGTTATCCAGCCGCGAGACATTCTCTTAGTGGCAGGCAACCCGGAAATATTAAATGCGGTGTATCATCAAGTCAAAAGCAATGTGGGGCAGTTTCCAGCCCCTTTTGGTAAGAGCATTTATTTATACATTGATATGCGTTTGCAGAGCAGAAAAGCGATGATGTGCGATGTGTATCAAGCCTTGTTTTTGCACAAACATTTAAAGAGTTACAAGCTCTATATCCAAGTTTTACACCCCACTAGCCCTAAGTTTTATCATAAATTTTTATCGCTAGAAACCGAAAGCATTGAAGTGAATTTTGATTTTTATGGGAAAAGTTTTATCCAAAAACTCCATGAAGACCACCAGAAAAAAATGGGCCTAATCGTGGTAGGCAGAGAGCTTTTTTTATCCAGAAAACACCGAAAAGCCTTGTATAAAACAGCCACCCCAGTTTATAAAACCAACACTTCTGGCTTCTCTAAAACCTCTCAAAGCGTGGTGGTATTGAATGAAAGTTTGGATATTAATGAGGACATGTCTTCAGTGATTTTTGATGTGTCTATGCAGATGGATTTAGGCTTGTTGCTCTATGATTTTGACCCTAACAGGCGCTATAAAAACGAGATTATCAATCATTATGAAAATTTAGCCAACGCGCTCAACCGCAAGATTGAGATCTTTCAAACGGACACTAGAAATCCTATCATGTATCTCAATTCTTTAAGAAATCCCATGTTGCATTTCATGCCTTTTGAAGAGTGTATCACGCACACGCGCTTTTGGTGGTTTTTATCCACTAAAGTGGAAAAATTAGCGTTTTTAAACGATGATAATCCTCAAATTTTTATCCCTATAGCGGAGTGA
- the aroB gene encoding 3-dehydroquinate synthase — MQEILIPLKEKSYKVFLGELPEIELKQKALIISDSIVAGLHLSYLLERLKALEVRVCVIESGEKYKNFNSLERILNNAFEMQLNRHSLMIALGGGVISDMVGFASSIYFRGIDFINIPTTLLAQVDASVGGKTGINTPYGKNLIGSFHQPEAVYIDLSFLKTLEKREFQAGVAEIIKMAVCFDKNLVEILETKDLKDCLEEVVFQSVSIKAQVVMQDEKERNIRAGLNYGHTFGHAIEKETHYERFLHGEAIAIGMRMANDLALSLGMLTLKEYERIENLLKKFDLIFNYKITDIQKFYERLFLDKKSENETIKFILPKGIGAFEIASHIPRETIIRVLEKWC, encoded by the coding sequence ATGCAAGAAATTTTAATCCCCTTAAAAGAAAAAAGCTATAAAGTGTTTTTGGGGGAACTGCCTGAAATTGAATTGAAACAAAAAGCTCTCATTATTAGCGATAGCATCGTGGCCGGGTTGCATTTATCGTATTTATTGGAGCGCTTGAAAGCCTTAGAAGTGAGAGTGTGTGTGATAGAGTCCGGAGAAAAATACAAGAATTTTAATTCATTAGAGCGCATTTTAAACAACGCCTTTGAAATGCAATTAAACCGCCATTCTTTAATGATAGCCCTTGGTGGGGGAGTGATAAGCGATATGGTGGGGTTTGCGAGCAGTATTTATTTTAGGGGGATTGATTTTATTAATATCCCTACGACTTTACTCGCTCAAGTGGATGCGAGCGTGGGGGGGAAAACAGGGATTAATACGCCTTATGGCAAGAATTTAATCGGATCGTTCCACCAGCCTGAAGCGGTTTATATTGATTTGTCTTTTTTAAAAACCCTTGAAAAAAGGGAATTTCAAGCAGGGGTTGCTGAAATCATTAAAATGGCGGTGTGTTTTGATAAAAACCTAGTAGAAATACTAGAAACAAAGGATTTAAAAGATTGTTTAGAAGAAGTGGTTTTTCAAAGCGTCAGTATCAAAGCTCAAGTCGTTATGCAAGATGAAAAAGAGCGCAATATCAGGGCCGGGTTGAATTACGGGCATACCTTTGGGCATGCGATAGAAAAAGAGACTCATTATGAGCGATTTTTGCATGGCGAAGCGATCGCTATTGGCATGCGCATGGCTAATGATTTAGCCCTTTCTTTAGGCATGCTCACTTTAAAAGAATACGAACGCATAGAAAATTTATTGAAAAAATTTGATTTGATATTCAATTACAAAATCACCGATATTCAAAAATTTTACGAACGCTTGTTTTTAGACAAAAAAAGCGAGAATGAGACAATAAAATTCATTCTGCCTAAAGGCATTGGAGCGTTTGAGATTGCCTCTCATATCCCTAGAGAAACGATCATAAGAGTGTTAGAAAAATGGTGTTAA
- a CDS encoding mechanosensitive ion channel family protein — translation MVLRVLLFFCFLFLQAEDKSQELSSIQKQMALVDKKLAKDDNVWLKKFENYKIYNQIYTEKESVRQELRRLKNKKSKDLLKISTLEHTLKALESQQKMFESYGVNPFKDLIERPNIPNIPNIANPIAIIDGISFIKSMRLKHESLKSNQTSLEEVLRLLDQKHQLLNQWHALDKSAKLSDEIYQTQAKRLELQGAQNILKTTIGIFQKDSDEAISIVKSQVKNQLFKLVYVFLAALLSVVFAWILKIISSKYIENNERVYTVNKAINFVNVSVIILIFLFSYLENVTYLVTVLGFASAGLAIAMKDLFMSLLGWFIILIGGSVHVGDRVRIAKGTDIFIGDVLDISMLHITILEDVTFTTYTNNRRAGRIIFVPNNYIFTTMFANYSHFGMKTVWDGVDFCVTFDSDFKKASKIALNIATELSKEYTDITYKQLNKMRDRYSLRSLSVKPRCFLMPENNGIKISVWYQTNSYATMSLRSKIVAEIIEAFLKEENIHIAYTTSKLLKVDTEGDGFGNKREQK, via the coding sequence ATGGTGTTAAGGGTATTATTATTCTTTTGTTTTTTGTTTTTACAAGCAGAAGATAAAAGCCAAGAATTATCGTCCATACAAAAACAAATGGCTTTAGTGGATAAAAAACTCGCCAAAGACGATAATGTGTGGTTGAAAAAATTTGAAAACTATAAGATCTACAATCAAATTTATACCGAAAAAGAGAGCGTGAGGCAGGAATTAAGGCGTTTAAAAAACAAAAAAAGCAAGGATTTATTAAAGATTAGCACCTTAGAGCACACCTTAAAGGCTTTAGAGTCCCAGCAAAAAATGTTTGAAAGCTATGGGGTCAATCCTTTTAAGGACTTGATAGAGCGACCCAATATCCCCAATATCCCCAATATCGCTAACCCTATTGCGATCATTGATGGCATTTCTTTCATTAAAAGCATGCGTTTAAAGCATGAGAGTCTTAAAAGCAACCAGACTTCTTTAGAAGAAGTTTTAAGGCTTTTAGATCAAAAACACCAGCTTTTAAACCAGTGGCACGCTTTGGATAAAAGCGCGAAATTAAGCGATGAGATTTATCAAACTCAAGCCAAACGCCTGGAATTGCAAGGGGCTCAAAACATTCTAAAAACCACGATCGGGATTTTCCAAAAAGACAGCGATGAGGCTATAAGCATTGTTAAATCTCAAGTTAAAAACCAGCTTTTTAAATTGGTTTATGTGTTTTTAGCAGCCCTTTTGAGCGTGGTGTTTGCTTGGATTTTAAAAATCATTTCCAGTAAATACATTGAAAATAATGAGCGCGTCTATACCGTGAATAAAGCCATTAACTTCGTGAATGTGAGCGTGATCATTTTAATCTTTCTTTTTTCGTATTTAGAAAATGTTACTTACTTGGTCACGGTTTTAGGCTTTGCGAGCGCGGGATTAGCGATTGCGATGAAAGATTTGTTCATGAGTTTGCTCGGGTGGTTTATTATTTTGATTGGGGGGAGCGTGCATGTGGGCGATAGGGTGCGTATCGCTAAGGGGACGGATATTTTTATTGGCGATGTGTTGGATATTTCTATGTTGCACATTACGATTTTAGAAGATGTAACCTTTACCACTTATACGAACAACAGGAGAGCGGGTCGGATTATTTTTGTGCCTAATAATTATATTTTCACCACCATGTTCGCTAATTACAGCCATTTTGGGATGAAAACGGTTTGGGATGGCGTGGATTTTTGCGTTACATTTGATTCTGATTTTAAAAAAGCTTCTAAAATTGCGCTCAATATCGCTACAGAATTGTCTAAAGAATACACGGATATTACCTATAAACAGCTCAATAAAATGCGCGATCGGTATTCTTTAAGGAGTTTGAGCGTGAAACCACGATGCTTTTTGATGCCTGAAAATAACGGGATAAAGATCTCGGTGTGGTATCAAACCAATTCGTATGCGACCATGTCTTTAAGGAGCAAGATTGTGGCTGAAATTATTGAAGCTTTTTTGAAAGAAGAAAATATCCATATCGCTTATACGACCAGCAAGCTGCTTAAAGTGGATACTGAAGGCGATGGCTTTGGGAATAAAAGGGAACAAAAATGA